Proteins encoded together in one Camelina sativa cultivar DH55 chromosome 9, Cs, whole genome shotgun sequence window:
- the LOC104710369 gene encoding ethylene-responsive transcription factor ERF119-like, giving the protein MAERKKRSSVQTNKPYKKPMKKKSLQLNHLPGLSEDLKTMRKIRFVVNDPYATDYSSSEEDERAQRRKRYVCEIDLPFAQASATQAESQNSFCQESTNNNNGVSRTKTKTSACSKKVLSSKPTSVSKPVGVRQRKWGKWAAEIRHPITKTRTWLGTYETLEQAASAYAAKKLEFDALAAATSAASSNNVSENALSDSNMSGSLISATGSNVEAVSSNNLDKKLLDSTIDQEAGESKKASFGFDFADLQIPEMGCFIDESLIPNVCELDFLLTEENNQLLDDYCGIDDLDIIGLECDGPSELPDYDFSDVDIDLGLIGTTIDKFGFVDHIATTTTTPLNIACP; this is encoded by the coding sequence ATGGCTGAAAGAAAGAAACGGTCTTCTGTTCAAACCAATAAACCCTACAAAAAACccatgaagaagaagtcttTGCAGCTAAATCACCTCCCTGGTTTATCTGAAGATTTGAAGACTATGAGAAAAATCCGTTTCGTTGTGAATGATCCTTACGCTACTGACTACTCATCAagcgaagaagatgaaagagctcAGAGAAGGAAACGTTACGTCTGTGAGATTGACCTTCCTTTCGCTCAAGCATCCGCTACTCAAGCTGAATCTCAAAACTCGTTTTGTCAGGAGagtactaataataataatggtgtaagcagaaccaaaaccaaaacttcaGCTTGTAGCAAAAAGGTTTTAAGCAGCAAACCCACTAGTGTCTCCAAGCCTGTTGGTGTTAGGCAGAGGAAATGGGGTAAATGGGCTGCTGAGATTAGACATCCAATCACCAAAACAAGAACTTGGTTGGGTACTTACGAGACGCTTGAACAAGCAGCCAGTGCTTATGctgctaagaagcttgagttTGATGCTTTGGCTGCAGCCACTTCAGCTGCTTCCTCTAATAATGTGTCTGAGAATGCTCTTTCGGATTCGAATATGTCTGGTTCTCTGATCTCAGCCACAGGGTCTAATGTTGAAGCTGTGTCAAGCAATAATCTTGACAAGAAGCTACTTGACTCGACCATCGATCAAGAAGCTGGTGAATCGAAGAAAGcgagttttggttttgatttcgCGGATCTGCAGATTCCTGAAATGGGTTGCTTCATTGATGAGTCCTTGATCCCTAATGTGTGTGAGCTTGATTTTCTCTTAACTGAAGAGAACAACCAACTGTTGGATGATTACTGTGGGATAGATGATCTGGACATCATTGGTCTTGAGTGTGATGGTCCAAGCGAGCTTCCAGACTATGATTTCTCAGACGTGGACATCGATCTTGGTCTCATTGGTACCACCATTGACAAGTTTGGCTTCGTTGATCACATTGCAACAACTACTACCACCCCTCTTAATATCGCGTGCCCATAA
- the LOC109126541 gene encoding CLAVATA3/ESR (CLE)-related protein 27-like produces the protein MTHAREWRSSLTTTLLMVILLSSLLHLFCVYSRVGAIRVSLETPAPAKIQEDLMKKYFGAGKLSPVDSFVGKGISDSKRMVPSCPDPLHN, from the coding sequence ATGACTCATGCTCGAGAATGGAGAAGCTCCTTGACTACTACTCTACTAATGGTGATCTTGCTTTCTTCTCTACTCCATCTCTTCTGTGTATATTCACGGGTAGGGGCAATTCGGGTATCTCTAGAAACTCCGGCTCCGGCTAAGATACAAGAAGATCTAATGAAGAAGTACTTCGGCGCCGGAAAACTTTCTCCGGTGGATTCTTTTGTCGGAAAAGGGATCAGTGACAGTAAAAGAATGGTACCAAGTTGTCCGGATCCTCTGCATAACTAG
- the LOC104710370 gene encoding homocysteine S-methyltransferase 1-like, whose protein sequence is MGLEKKSALLEDLIKQCGGCAVVDGGFATQLEIHGAAINDPLWSAVSLIKNPELIKRVHMEYLEAGADIVVTSSYQATIPGFVSRGLSTEESESLLQKSVKLAVEARDKFWDKVSKITEHSYNRALVAASIGSYGAYLADGSEYSGNYGENVNLDKLKDFHRRRLQVLVEAGPDLLAFETIPNKLEAQACVELLEEENVEIPAWICFTSVDGEKAPSGESFEECLEPLNKSNNIYAVGINCAPPQFIESLISKFAKLTNKAIVVYPNSGEVWDGKAKQWLPSQCFGDDEFEMFATKWRDLGAKLIGGCCRTTPSTIKAISRDLKRR, encoded by the exons ATGGGTTTAGAGAAAAAATCTGCATTGTTGGAAGATTTGATTAAGCAATGCGGTGGTTGTGCGGTGGTCGACGGTGGTTTTGCTACCCAGCTTGAGATTCACGGCGCCGCTATTAATGACCCTTTGTGGAGTGCTGTTTCTCTCATCAAGAATCCTGAACTCATCAAAAGG GTTCACATGGAATACTTGGAAGCTGGTGCAGACATTGTGGTTACTTCATCTTATCAG GCTACTATCCCGGGGTTTGTTTCGAGAGGTTTATCGACGGAAGAGAGCGAGTCTTTGCTACAGAAGAGTGTAAAGTTAGCTGTTGAAGCTCGTGACAAGTTCTGGGACAAAGTGAGCAAAATTACAGAACATAGCTATAACAGAGCTCTTGTAGCTGCTTCTATTGGAAGCTATGGAGCTTATCTTGCTGATGGCTCTGAGTACAG TGGAAACTATGGTGAGAATGTGAATTTGGATAAACTAAAAGACTTTCACAGGAGAAGACTTCAAGTCTTAGTGGAAGCTGGTCCTGATCTTCTTGCCTTTGAAACCATACCGAATAAACTCGAGGCTCAG GCGTGCGTTGAGCTTCTGGAGGAAGAGAATGTAGAAATCCCAGCATGGATCTGCTTCACATCTGTAGATGGTGAGAAAGCTCCATCAGGTGAGAGCTTTGAGGAATGCCTCGAACCTCTTAACAAAAGCAACAATATATATGCTGTTGGCATTAACTGTGCGCCTCCTCAATTCATCGAAAGTCTTATTTCCAAATTCGCCAAG cTGACCAACAAGGCTATCGTTGTTTACCCGAATAGTGGAGAGGTTTGGGATGGAAAAGCCAAACAATGGCTG CCATCACAATGCTTTGGTGATGATGAATTTGAGATGTTTGCCACGAAATGGCGTGACCTTGGAGCTAAACTCATAGGAGGATGTTGCAGGACTACACCTTCAACCATTAAAGCTATCTCCAGAGATTTGaaaagaagatga
- the LOC104710367 gene encoding protein NIM1-INTERACTING 2-like, producing MSSVMMKDERRREEEEEEDNGSKSEVVRTVTEEEVDEFFKILRRVHVAARTAAKVNGGDDYDDERRLLPSKKRKRSQSSNGVRDGVLDGINRVGSLGLDLDLNCKPEPDGVNLPCSPSTLRPIIKF from the coding sequence atgagttcgGTGATGATGAAAGATGAACGGaggcgagaagaagaagaagaagaagataacggCAGCAAATCTGAAGTCGTACGGACGGTGACGGAGGAAGAGGTTGATGAGTTTTTCAAGATATTACGGAGAGTACACGTGGCGGCACGAACGGCTGCGAAAGTTAACGGCggtgatgattatgatgatgagcGAAGGTTACTACCGTCTAAGAAGAGGAAACGGAGTCAGAGTAGTAACGGCGTTCGTGACGGGGTGTTAGATGGGATCAATCGGGTCGGGTCACTGGGCTTGGATTTGGATCTGAACTGTAAACCGGAACCAGACGGCGTTAATTTGCCTTGTAGTCCTTCTACTTTACGtccaataattaaattttaa
- the LOC104710368 gene encoding phosphoglycerate kinase, cytosolic-like: MGVFEFEKFAAGTEAVAKQLAELSGKGVTTIIGGGDSVAAVEKVGLADKMSHISTGGGASLELLEKPHVGFDFSFVLLYV, translated from the exons ATGGGTGTTTTTGAATTCGAGAAGTTTGCAGCTGGAACTGAG GCTGTAGCAAAGCAGCTTGCAGAACTAAGCGGAAAGGGAGTAACCACAATCATTGGAGGAGGTGACTCTGTGGCTGCCGTCGAGAAGGTTGGTTTGGCTGACAAGATGAGTCACATCTCTACCGGTGGTGGTGCTAGTTTGGAGCTTCTTGAGAAACCTCACGTTggatttgatttctcttttgtgttgttataTGTATAA